Within the Bacillus pumilus genome, the region ACATTCCCGGTTGTGAGAGATTTGCAGGTTGATAGAAGCCGGATGTTCAATTCCTTGAAAAAGGTGAAAGCATGGGTACCGATCGATGGCACGTATGATCTTGGTCCAGGACCAAGAATGCCTGAGAAAAAACGTCAATGGGCATACGAGCTTTCGAAATGTATGACATGTGGCGTTTGCCTTGAAGCTTGTCCAAACGTGAATGATAAATCTTCCTTTATGGGACCTGCACCGCTTTCGCAAGTTCGTCTATTTAACGCACATCCGACAGGTGCGATGAATAAGTCTGACCGTCTAGAAGAAATTATGGGGGACGGTGGCCTTGCGAACTGCGGGAACTCCCAAAACTGTGTGCAGTCTTGTCCGAAAGGAATCCCGCTGACAACATCAATTGCTGCACTTAATCGAGATACAACTTTACAAGCATTCCGTAATTTCTTCGGAAGCGATCACGCAGAATAACATCACATTCAGTCCTCTTTGCCAATCATGATGAGTGTTTTAGAGGCTGGATGCAATATTTAAACAAACGCCTCTTCCGATATGGGAGAGGCGTTTTGTTCCAATTAAGGAGATGATCAAGTGAGATTGCCGTCATATATTGAAGAACCGTTTGAAGAGTGGAGGGCGTCCTTTCGATTTTATGTCGAAACGACTGTTCGTTTTTCAGAAACGGATATGTTTGGCCATATGAACAATGTTACCCCTTTTGTGTATTTTGAAGAGGCGCGCATTGCCTTTTTTCAAAAAACAGGCATTGTTGATAAACGGATGAAACGTGTGAGAGAAACCATGACAGTCGTCGCTAACCTGCAATGTGATTACATCAAGCAGGTAGAGATTGGAGAGAGGCTTCGTGTGTATGTCAAACCTGAGAAGGTCGGCTCAAGCTCACTCATTCTTCATTATTTAGGAGAAAATGAACAGCAGGAGCCATGCTTTACAGGCTCAGTCACCATGGTGCAAATTAGTAAAGACACAGGCACATCTGTCCCATTTACGGAAGACGAGAAAGAGACATTTCAGGCGCAGCGAAATGAGTAGCATGCTGTCTGATCAACGTACACGCTTCATTTTGTTATAATAAAAGCACCATATCAAGAAGAAACAAGAGGAGAACACATGAAGATTTTTCAATATGACACCATTGATAGTACAAATAATGAAGCGAAAAGGCTTATGCAGCAAGGAGAAAAGCCCTCATTTGCTGTCTATGCACGCCAGCAGACAGCAGGTAGAGGCAGACTTGGCAGGCCGTGGGAAACACCTTTAGGAAACGTGGCGGTAACCATGACAGTCATGCCACCAGAAGAACTCTCCACTCAATCAACGATCGCCCCGCTGACAGCACTAGCAATCTATGATGTGCTGAAACCACTCATAAGAGCGGAGGATGAGCTGGCGATCAAATGGCCGAATGATATTCTCATTAATGAAGCAAAGGTATCCGGCACATTAATTGAAGCAGACCGCAGCGCTATTTATATCGGTGTTGGCATCAATGTAGAGACGAAGCCAGAGCATGTCCCGTACAAAACCATTTGCTTATCAGAGCTGACAGAGGTGAAAGCTGATCAGCTAGTGAAAGACCTAGCAGCGGCTTTTGAAAAATACCATTCACGCTGGCAAAATGAAGGGTTTGAAGCACTCACTGCCCTTTATAACAAACGGTTATATCGTCTCAACAAGCCGCTTCGCATTTCGTTAGATCGTGAAAAACAAACATGGGAAGAAGGCATTTGCTGCGGTGTTAACCGCTTTGGTCATCTTCAGCTAAAAGATGATAAAGGACAGATCAAAGCTCATTCTGCGGGAGATATTGATGCCCCGTTTCAACATTAAAAAAAGCAGACGATGTTCTCGTCTGCTTTAGGCTTCTCTTTTAATATGAGGTTGTACAATATAGTCTTGTTTCGTAAAGACAACCCCGTCTAGAATTTCTCTTGCGGTTCGAATGACTTTGACTCTGTTTTGAGACATGTCAATGTCCGTTTGCATAATCCCGGCAGGGTGCCCAATTCGAAGCGTATCATGCTGTCCATCATAAAGCTGTGCAGGAAGCGTATGTTCCATAAAACAGCTGGCTGATACGCAGACAGAGCCGGTAATGGCAAGCGCTTGGTGTGGTCTTTGCATCGATAACATGCGTACGACGATATCCATATCGCCTGCTCGTCTCAGCACCCCGTTTGTATCGATATAATCAGCAGGTTCACTAATGATCGCAAGCTTCGGAACAGCTGGTGACTGTAATGTCGCCATGTCTCTTGGCGCAAAGTGACACATTTCAGCAGCGATGGAACGAATCTCTTCTAAATCATTCAGTAATGCGTCTGTAAATTCTTCTGGCAATTCGGTTCCTTTTAAATGAAGATCCTTCGCTCGGACAAAGGCAATGGGATTTGCGATGTCAACGATCGAGATCGGAATTTCTCCGAATTTTGTCTGAATCGTATTCATGCGGTTTCCTGTCGGAAAGGTTTTACCTGTCACAGCACCTTCAGGTTTTTCAAAGGATAGATAGATGGGAGATCCTGTCCCTTTTACTCCTGGAATTTCTACATCTCCCTCAAATTTTACTTCACCGTTTTCAACCTCAACCTCCGCTACAATGACTTTATTCGTGTTGGTATTGAGGATACGTACAGTCGTAATGGGCTCAACCGCTTGAACAAGTCCTTTAATGATGGCGTAAGGTCCAACCGCTGATGAGATATTCCCGCAGTTTCCTTTAAAATCGACATATCTCTCATTGATGCTGACTTGTGCAAACGTATAGTTCACATCCACATCTGGACGTGTGGCTTTATCAATAATGGCTACTTTGCTTGTTAAAGAATTACCGCCGCCGATCCCATCGACCTGCAGCCGGTCAGGACTGCCCATAATGTCTAAAAGAAATGCCTCGAGCTCATCGTGTTCATAGGGAGCATCGTTTGCTTGAATGAATACCCCTTTGCTTGTACCGCCTCGCATTATTGTGATTGGAACTTTTCTCATTGCTCTCACCCTCAATTTTTAATGAACTGTTTATCTAATCAAAATGGTAAAGTATAATAAGAAATAAGTTAAATACATTATTTTGAGAGAAACTGATAAAAAATTTTTATAACAAGGACAAAAGGAGGGTACACAATGGATGAAAAAGACTGGCGGTTTTTAAAGGTGCTATATGAAGAGAAGAACATTACAAAAGCAGCGGAAAAATTATTTGTCTCTCAGCCTGCCTTAAGTTATCGATTGAAGCAGCTTGAAGAGGAGTTTGATATGAAGCTTTTCTTTAAAAGAAAACGAGGGATTGAATTTACGTCAGAGGGCGAGTACTTGGCTAAATACGCAAATGACATGCTCAAGCAGCTCCAGCAAACGAAAGATGGCATGCTCAACATGCAAAAAAAGGTCAAAGGAACAATCCGGTTAGGGGTATCAAGTAACTTTGCTCAATATAAGCTCCCAGAAATTTTACGAGAATTTTCTAAGCAGTATCCACACGTCCAATTTATGGTCAATACAGGCTGGAGCACTAAAGTCATGGATTTATTAGGCACATCAAGTGTCCATTTAGGGATTTTAAGAGGGGATTATGACTGGAATGGAGAGCGGTTTTTACTTGATAAAGAGCGGCTTTGTATCATTTCAAAATCAGAAATTCAGCTAAAGGACCTTCCGAAGCTGCCGCTCATTGATTATCATACAGATAGTTCATTAAAACGATTGATTAACAGATGGTGGCAGGAAACGTTTGCCATGCCTCCGCTTGTGACGATGGAGACAGACCGTCAGGATACATCAAAAGAGATGGTCAAGCACGGTTTAGGCTATGCCATTGTCCCGGAAATTTGCCTCAGACCAAGTGATGAGCTATTTGTAAAAGGTCTTTCGTATAAAGATGGACAGCCTGTTTTAAGAGATACATGGCTTATGTACCAGCCTGACTCCCTTCATTTATCTGTTGTAAAAGCATTCATCGAATTTTTAAGAAGCCAGCAAGGCTGATTATAAAAATAATTTATAGAATATACGAAAAAATCAATATTTTCATTATGAAAAAAGCTATTATATCCTTGAAATAGAAAGCGCTAACATTCAGATCACAAGTGAAAAGGGGCGCTTGTTGATCGTGTAAAAAGAGGATGGAGGGATATATAGTGCTAGCTATTTTAGGGCTCTTAATGGTCGTGACTTTTACATTTCTTATTATGACAAAACGAATGCATCCGGTGGTGGCGTTAACCGTCGTACCGATCATCTTTGCATTGATTGGTGGGTTTTATAGTGGGCTAGGGGATATGATGCTCGATGGACTCAAAACGGTTGCACCATCTGCCGCTTTATTGCTATTTGCGATTTTATTCTTCGGTGTCATGCTGGATGCAGGGCTATTTGATCCACTGATTAAACTCATTTTACGTCTTGTGAAAGGGGATCCTGTCAAAATTGCGTTTGGGGTAGCGGTTTTGTCTATGCTTGTTGCATTAGATGGTGATGGGACGACAACATACATGATTACCGTGTCCGCTTTACTGCCGCTTTTCTTAAGAATTGGGATGAATCCGCTGATTTTAGGAACGATTTCATTATTATCATTAGGGATTATGAGCGGTATGACCCCGTGGGGTGGTCCAGCTACTCGAGCAATTGCTGCGCTCGGCTTGGATGCAGCTGAATTTTTTATTCCATTAATTCCAACGATGGTAGCTGGCGGTCTATTCATCCTTTTTACTGCCTATCTGCTTGGGAAAAAAGAGCGGAAGCGAATTGGAGTTGCAGAGATTCAGTATAAAGAAGAGTTTCAGATCTCTCCTGAGCTGGCAGCGTCAATTGAAGATGGCGTAGAAGACATAAAGAGACCGAAACTCATTTGGGTGAACTTCTTCCTGACGATGGCGGTTATGGTGACACTTGTTTTAGACATCGTACCGATTCCAGTTCTCTTTCTCATTGGGTTTGTCATCGCGCTCATGATCAACTATCCAAAGGTTGAAGATCAGCGCGAGAGAATTTTATCACATGCCGGAAATGCCTTAACGGTCATTACCCTTGTGTTTGCAGCTGGAATTTTCACAGGCATTTTTTCAGGGACAAAAATGGTGGAGTCTATTGCTAACTTGGTCATCTACATGATTCCGGATTCCTACAGCTCATTCTTTCCACTCATTGTCGCTTTAACGAGTATGCCATTTACCTTTGTTCTTTCAAATGATGCTTATTATTTCGGGGTGTTGCCAATTTTGGCGGAAGCCGGCGCTGCATACGGGATTGATCCGGTGGAGATTGCGCGCGCTTCTATTATAGGACAGCCTGTCCACTTGCTAAGCCCTCTTGTGGCTTCAACGCTTCTTCTTGTCAGTATGCTGAACAAAGATATTGGCGATTTGCAAAGGTACGCCCTGCTATGGACCGTGTTAACTGCCCTTTTTACAACATTAATCGCTTTGTTAACAGGTGCCATTTCTATCTTTTAAATACGTGTATAAAAAGGACGATGTCTCAGGTAGGAGACTCGTCCTTTTTTGTGCGGATAAAAGCGCACAAAATGGACGCTCATATGCGGGAATTCTCGATTTTAACGTCACCTACCTCGGGCAACCGGCATATGATATCTCGACTATACAGAATCCCATTCTATAGAGACTAGAGCTCTCACCTTAGCAAGGAGGGTTACAATACTTGAAGGAGAAAGAGTTTCAATCCAAGCCGCTATTAACCAAAAGAGAAAGAGAAGTATTCGAATTGCTCGTCCAAGATAAAACAACAAAAGAAATTGCAAGCGAGCTTTTTATTAGCGAAAAGACTGTTCGGAACCACATTTCGAATGCCATGCAAAAGCTAGGAGTCAAAGGTCGTTCACAGGCCGTAGTCGAGCTTCTGCGTATGGGTGAGCTAGAGCTCTAAAGTCAGCCGGTTTTCCTTCCACCCTAGGAAGGAACCGGTTATTTCTATATGGTTCCATGAGTCTCTTCTTGCATTTTCTCTGAAAAACGAGGAAAATAGGAATGTACGTTTTAATTAAAGTGAGATGCTATAGTGAGGTATCAATGAAATGGAAACGAATGAGTCTGGCCATGTAGCAGAGATTGAAAAATCATTGCGCCATATTGCGGCAATTATTAAGCAAAAAGGCAGAGAAATCCTGAATCAATATACGATTACACCTCCTCAATTTGTAGGGCTTCAGTGGCTTTATGAATTCGGAGATATGACAATAGGTGAGCTATCACAAAAGATGTATTTGGCTTGCAGTACAACCACCGACTTAATTGATCGAATGGAAAAAAGTGAACTTGTCGAACGAGTAAAAGATCCTTCTGACCGCCGCGTGGTTCGCATTCATTTATTGCCTGAAGGCGAGCGGATCATTCAAGAAGTGATTGTCAAACGCCAAGAATACGTCAGTGAACTTCTAGGGGCTTTCTCAGAAGAAGAAGCCATCGTTTTCAATCAATCCTTAACGAAACTACAGCAGCAAATGAAAAGAAAATGAGGCGATTTTGTTGGATCAACCAATCGGCGTCATTGATTCCGGCGTCGGCGGTTTAACCGTTGCAAAGGAAATCATGAGACAACTACCAAAAGAAAAAATCATTTACGTAGGCGATACAAAACGGTGCCCGTATGGTCCTCGGAAAGAAGAAGAGGTTCTTCAATATACTTGGGAAATGGCACACTACTTATTAAGACATCACCATATTAAAATGCTCGTCATCGCATGCAACACAGCGACGGCGATCGCACTAGATGAAATCAAAGCAACACTCGATATTCCGGTCATTGGCGTGATTCAGCCTGGTGCTCGCACAGCCATCAAGGTGACAAACAATCAGCAGATTGGTGTCATTGGTACGGCCAATACGATCAAAAGCGAGGCATACAAAGAAGCTTTGCTATCCCTAAAAGCAGGACTAGCGGTTCAAAGTCTGGCATGTCCGCTGCTTGTCCCATTTGTGGAAAGTGGTACATTTTTAGATCAGACAGCAGATGAAGTGGTGAAAGATTCCCTTGAACCGATGAAAGAAACAGGAATTGATACACTCATTCTTGGCTGCACGCACTATCCGATTTTAAAAGAGTCAATTCAGCGCTTTATGGGCAGTGATGTGAGCATCATTTCATCAGGAGATGAGACAGCTAGAGAAGCGAGTACAATTCTTTCCTATAAAGGACTGTTAAACACTTCTCAAGAAGCGCCTGTTCATACATTTTATACAACAGGGCAACAGCAAAATTTTGAAAACATCGCTCGTGACTGGTTTGGCTATCTGCCAGGAAAAGTCGAAACCGTATCACTCGAACATGTCTATCAGCAATAACCCCCTTCTTCTTGAGGTGGGTTATTTTTTTATGAAAAGGGTCTAATCCGTAGAGGGAGCTCGTATACATAGTAGTACAAACTACTAGAGGAGGGTGAAGTATGCTGAAAAAAGGATCTACAGCAGCTGTGACGTGTATCGCGTCAGCCATGCTTTTGTCAGGATGCGGATTGTTTCAAACAGACCAAGCGAAAACAGAGATTGACCCGCCACAAAACGTCACATATGTGAAAGATAATAAAGAAGATAAACAAACAGCCAAAGAAGGAAAAGAAGAGAAGAAGGCAGATACAGTCATGAGAGAATTATATTTAATTGATAAAAACGGGTATGTCGTCTCTCAATCCATTCCACTACCGAAAAATGAAGGAAGTGCCAAACAAACCCTTGAATATCTCGTAGACGGAGGACCGATTTCGAATCTCATGCCAAATGGATTCCGGGCTGTTTTGCCGGCCGACACGAACGTATCTGTCGACATTAAAGACGGAACAGCCGTAGTGGATTTTTCAAATGAATTCAAAAACTATAAAAAAGAAGATGAACAGCGTATCCTTCAATCGGTCACTTGGACGTTAACACAGTTTGATTCTGTCGCCAAAGTCAAATTGAAAATGAATGGTCATGAATTAAAAGAAATGCCTGTGAATGGTACACCGATTTCAGATGATTTAAGCAGAGAAGACGGTATTAATATTCAGCACGAGGTTGCCGCTGATATGACATCAACAAAGCCTGTGACGGTTTATTACTTAGCTGAATCTGATGAACAGACGTATTATGTTCCTGTGACCAAAAGGGCGCCAAAAGACGAGGATGATCAAATTACAGCAGCCATTGATGAGCTCGTCTCTGGACCAAGCAAAAAAAGCCATTTGCTCACAGACTTTGATCAAGATGTTAAGCTGAATGATATCCCGAAAGTAAAAGACGGACATGTGACACTTGATTTCAACGAATCCATTTTTGGCAGCGCGGATGAAAAGAAAAAGGTGATTTCACAAAAAGTTCTTGATAGCATTGTGCTCACATTAACAGAGCTACCGGACGTCAAAAGCGTATCCGTTAAGGTAAACGGCAAGGCTGAACTTGTGAACGAAAAAGGAACAGAGCTGACAAAGCCAGTTTCAAGACCAGAACAAGTGAATACAGGTAGTTTTTAACGGCACACATTGATATAATGGAGAAAAAGAGGCATGCATATTCGCTGCCTCTTTTTTATTCCAAGCGATTAGAACGAGCCGAGGTTGTCAAAGTTAGTAGGAGAACCCCGCTGGCATACGCGCGGAATGTATATTGTAACGGAGGTAAATCATGAGATTAGATGAAAGACACTATGACGAATTAAGAAAAATTGAAATAGAGGCAGGCTACATTACGCATCCAGAAGGCTCTGTCTTAATCTCAGCGGGCAATACGAAGGTGATTTGTAACGCATCCATCGAAGACCGCGTACCTCCTTTTTTAAGAGGAGAAGGAAAAGGCTGGATTACAGCAGAATATAGCATGCTTCCAAGAGCAACCGCTCAAAGAACCATTAGAGAATCATCTAAAGGCAAAGTGACAGGACGTACAATGGAAATTCAGCGATTAATTGGACGAGCACTCCGTGCAGTCGTTGACTTAGAAAAGCTTGGCGAACGCACGATTTGGATTGACTGTGATGTCATTCAAGCAGACGGAGGCACACGCACAGCATCCATTACAGGTGCTTTTGTTGCCATGACGCTTGCGATTCAAAAGCTCCGAGCAGAAGGTGCCATCAAACAAAACCCAATCACTGATTATTTAGCGGCGATATCCGTCGGAATTGATTCTCAGCAAGGTCTTCTGTTAGATTTAAATTATGAAGAAGATTCTTCAGCTGAAGTGGATATGAACGTCATCATGACAGGCGCTGGACGCTTTGTTGAACTTCAAGGCACAGGCGAAGAAGCGACATTCTCAAGAGAACAGCTAAACGGACTGCTTGATTTAGCCGAAAAGGGCATCAAAGAGCTAATTGAAAAGCAAAAAGCAGTGACAGGAGAAGTCATCGAATAAAAAGAAGGGTTTGATCAGGATGAAAACAGCCATCATTGCAACGCACAATGCGGGCAAAGCGAAAGAATTCAAAGCCATTCTTGAGCCAAAAGGATTCACGGTCAAAACACTAGCAGACATCGGCTTTATTGAAGAAATTGAAGAAACAGGACATACCTTCGAAGAAAATGCCGTCATCAAAGCCGAGGCGATTCAAGCCAAAGCGGGTGAAATGGTCATTGCAGACGATTCCGGTTTGTCGATTGATTATCTTGGCGGAAAACCTGGCGTCTATTCAGCGAGATACGCTGGTGAGCATAAAAATGATGCTGAGAATGTAGAAAAAGTGCTGAGCGAACTTCAAGGCATTGAAAAAGAAGACCGCACAGCTAGATTCAGATGTGCCCTAGCTGTCAGCATACCAGGCAAAGAAACAAAAACGGTAGAAGGATCAGTAGAAGGCTTTATCGCAGAGGAACCAATCGGCGAAAATGGCTTCGGATATGACCCGATTTTCATCGTCAAAGACAAAGACCAGACAATGGCCGAATTATCACCAGAGGAGAAAAATAAGATCAGCCATCGAGCGGTCGCGCTTCAAAAGCTTTCATCACTGCTAGACGCAAATGAATAAGGGGGAATGAAGCCATGAAGATACTCATCATTAGTGACAGTCATGGACTCACAGACGAACTTCAAATGATCGCCAAAAGGCACGCGGCTGAAGTCGACATGATGATTCACTGCGGAGATTCAGAACTCGAAACGAACCACCCAGCACTCGAAGGATACAAGGTCGTCAAAGGAAATTGTGACTTTATGGGCGATTTTGAAGAAGAGCTCCTGCTCCCACTGGATGGAGGCGGAAAACTATTTCTCACTCACGGACATCTGCATGGCATCAAACAATCCTTGCTTCAAGTCTACTACCGTGCAGAAGAGCTAGGCGCAGACATCATCTGCTTTGGTCACTCGCATATCCCAGGCAGTGAACTGCTGAGAGGAAAACTGCTTATTAACCCAGGCAGCGTGCACCTGCCAAGAGTGCGCAAAGAGCGCAGCTATGCTATACTGACACTAGATGGAAGTGAAGCGAACGTACAATTTTTCACAGACGAAGGTCAAGCCATACAAGACCTCGAAAACACTGTCACATTGGAAGGTATTTCATAAGGGTGCAGCATTTGCCCCTTATGAAAAAAACTTTCGAAAAACCGTTGACTTTAAAGAACAATAGTAATATAATAAATATTGTCGCTGAGGTAATACACCATAGCACACTACATAACAACATGTCCCAGTAGCTCAGCTGGATAGAGCAACGCCCTTCTAAGGCGTCGGTCGGGAGTTCGAATCTCTCCTGGGACGTATTAAATTAAAAGCCTGAAATCCTTTATTATCAAGGATTTCAGGCTTTTTTGTTTCTTGGAACTTAAGTTTGCAACTCGCTTCAAAACAGGGTTTTGGGAGCGAGTTCCGTTCCCTGTTTTTTTATCAATGAAGCTATCAAAATGGGTAGCTCATTTTTGATCAGCTTCTTCGATGACATGGGCGTAAATTGACATAGTTGTATCCATTTTTGTATGCCCTAACCGTTCCTAAATAACTGCGATTTATTTAAATGATTGGATAATTCAGTTCGTAATTTGGGTAGCAATAATAAGGCGGTCTACGTCCAATTTCAGACATTAGCCATGAATGCTCCATATAAACCATAGTAACTTTTTTCGTTGAATGGTTAACAAGTAATAACTTTACTTCAGGATTAAATTCATATCTCAATTCAATGACCTCCTTATATTAGGACTGTGTGGATTCCCCGCCGTCAACATGCAGCACTTGACCTGTAACAAAACGAGAATCATCAGAAGCAAGATAAACAAATGTTGGTGCGAGTTCAAATGGATGGGCAACTCGTTCCATTGGATTAAATGCTCCATATACACCCACT harbors:
- the sdhB gene encoding succinate dehydrogenase iron-sulfur subunit, with the translated sequence MSEKNTIQFIITRQDTADGKPYDEEFEIPYRPNMNVISALMEIRRNPVNKQGEKTTAINWDMNCLEEVCGACSMVINGKPRQSCTALIDKLEQPIRLQPMKTFPVVRDLQVDRSRMFNSLKKVKAWVPIDGTYDLGPGPRMPEKKRQWAYELSKCMTCGVCLEACPNVNDKSSFMGPAPLSQVRLFNAHPTGAMNKSDRLEEIMGDGGLANCGNSQNCVQSCPKGIPLTTSIAALNRDTTLQAFRNFFGSDHAE
- the racE gene encoding glutamate racemase, with amino-acid sequence MLDQPIGVIDSGVGGLTVAKEIMRQLPKEKIIYVGDTKRCPYGPRKEEEVLQYTWEMAHYLLRHHHIKMLVIACNTATAIALDEIKATLDIPVIGVIQPGARTAIKVTNNQQIGVIGTANTIKSEAYKEALLSLKAGLAVQSLACPLLVPFVESGTFLDQTADEVVKDSLEPMKETGIDTLILGCTHYPILKESIQRFMGSDVSIISSGDETAREASTILSYKGLLNTSQEAPVHTFYTTGQQQNFENIARDWFGYLPGKVETVSLEHVYQQ
- a CDS encoding acyl-CoA thioesterase; this encodes MRLPSYIEEPFEEWRASFRFYVETTVRFSETDMFGHMNNVTPFVYFEEARIAFFQKTGIVDKRMKRVRETMTVVANLQCDYIKQVEIGERLRVYVKPEKVGSSSLILHYLGENEQQEPCFTGSVTMVQISKDTGTSVPFTEDEKETFQAQRNE
- a CDS encoding MarR family winged helix-turn-helix transcriptional regulator, encoding METNESGHVAEIEKSLRHIAAIIKQKGREILNQYTITPPQFVGLQWLYEFGDMTIGELSQKMYLACSTTTDLIDRMEKSELVERVKDPSDRRVVRIHLLPEGERIIQEVIVKRQEYVSELLGAFSEEEAIVFNQSLTKLQQQMKRK
- a CDS encoding CitMHS family transporter; protein product: MLAILGLLMVVTFTFLIMTKRMHPVVALTVVPIIFALIGGFYSGLGDMMLDGLKTVAPSAALLLFAILFFGVMLDAGLFDPLIKLILRLVKGDPVKIAFGVAVLSMLVALDGDGTTTYMITVSALLPLFLRIGMNPLILGTISLLSLGIMSGMTPWGGPATRAIAALGLDAAEFFIPLIPTMVAGGLFILFTAYLLGKKERKRIGVAEIQYKEEFQISPELAASIEDGVEDIKRPKLIWVNFFLTMAVMVTLVLDIVPIPVLFLIGFVIALMINYPKVEDQRERILSHAGNALTVITLVFAAGIFTGIFSGTKMVESIANLVIYMIPDSYSSFFPLIVALTSMPFTFVLSNDAYYFGVLPILAEAGAAYGIDPVEIARASIIGQPVHLLSPLVASTLLLVSMLNKDIGDLQRYALLWTVLTALFTTLIALLTGAISIF
- a CDS encoding XTP/dITP diphosphatase, translating into MIRMKTAIIATHNAGKAKEFKAILEPKGFTVKTLADIGFIEEIEETGHTFEENAVIKAEAIQAKAGEMVIADDSGLSIDYLGGKPGVYSARYAGEHKNDAENVEKVLSELQGIEKEDRTARFRCALAVSIPGKETKTVEGSVEGFIAEEPIGENGFGYDPIFIVKDKDQTMAELSPEEKNKISHRAVALQKLSSLLDANE
- a CDS encoding GerMN domain-containing protein, with protein sequence MLKKGSTAAVTCIASAMLLSGCGLFQTDQAKTEIDPPQNVTYVKDNKEDKQTAKEGKEEKKADTVMRELYLIDKNGYVVSQSIPLPKNEGSAKQTLEYLVDGGPISNLMPNGFRAVLPADTNVSVDIKDGTAVVDFSNEFKNYKKEDEQRILQSVTWTLTQFDSVAKVKLKMNGHELKEMPVNGTPISDDLSREDGINIQHEVAADMTSTKPVTVYYLAESDEQTYYVPVTKRAPKDEDDQITAAIDELVSGPSKKSHLLTDFDQDVKLNDIPKVKDGHVTLDFNESIFGSADEKKKVISQKVLDSIVLTLTELPDVKSVSVKVNGKAELVNEKGTELTKPVSRPEQVNTGSF
- a CDS encoding YfcE family phosphodiesterase — encoded protein: MKILIISDSHGLTDELQMIAKRHAAEVDMMIHCGDSELETNHPALEGYKVVKGNCDFMGDFEEELLLPLDGGGKLFLTHGHLHGIKQSLLQVYYRAEELGADIICFGHSHIPGSELLRGKLLINPGSVHLPRVRKERSYAILTLDGSEANVQFFTDEGQAIQDLENTVTLEGIS
- the gerE gene encoding spore germination transcription factor GerE yields the protein MKEKEFQSKPLLTKREREVFELLVQDKTTKEIASELFISEKTVRNHISNAMQKLGVKGRSQAVVELLRMGELEL
- a CDS encoding biotin--[acetyl-CoA-carboxylase] ligase, producing the protein MKIFQYDTIDSTNNEAKRLMQQGEKPSFAVYARQQTAGRGRLGRPWETPLGNVAVTMTVMPPEELSTQSTIAPLTALAIYDVLKPLIRAEDELAIKWPNDILINEAKVSGTLIEADRSAIYIGVGINVETKPEHVPYKTICLSELTEVKADQLVKDLAAAFEKYHSRWQNEGFEALTALYNKRLYRLNKPLRISLDREKQTWEEGICCGVNRFGHLQLKDDKGQIKAHSAGDIDAPFQH
- the rph gene encoding ribonuclease PH, giving the protein MRLDERHYDELRKIEIEAGYITHPEGSVLISAGNTKVICNASIEDRVPPFLRGEGKGWITAEYSMLPRATAQRTIRESSKGKVTGRTMEIQRLIGRALRAVVDLEKLGERTIWIDCDVIQADGGTRTASITGAFVAMTLAIQKLRAEGAIKQNPITDYLAAISVGIDSQQGLLLDLNYEEDSSAEVDMNVIMTGAGRFVELQGTGEEATFSREQLNGLLDLAEKGIKELIEKQKAVTGEVIE
- a CDS encoding 2-methylaconitate cis-trans isomerase PrpF family protein, with the translated sequence MRKVPITIMRGGTSKGVFIQANDAPYEHDELEAFLLDIMGSPDRLQVDGIGGGNSLTSKVAIIDKATRPDVDVNYTFAQVSINERYVDFKGNCGNISSAVGPYAIIKGLVQAVEPITTVRILNTNTNKVIVAEVEVENGEVKFEGDVEIPGVKGTGSPIYLSFEKPEGAVTGKTFPTGNRMNTIQTKFGEIPISIVDIANPIAFVRAKDLHLKGTELPEEFTDALLNDLEEIRSIAAEMCHFAPRDMATLQSPAVPKLAIISEPADYIDTNGVLRRAGDMDIVVRMLSMQRPHQALAITGSVCVSASCFMEHTLPAQLYDGQHDTLRIGHPAGIMQTDIDMSQNRVKVIRTAREILDGVVFTKQDYIVQPHIKREA
- a CDS encoding LysR family transcriptional regulator yields the protein MDEKDWRFLKVLYEEKNITKAAEKLFVSQPALSYRLKQLEEEFDMKLFFKRKRGIEFTSEGEYLAKYANDMLKQLQQTKDGMLNMQKKVKGTIRLGVSSNFAQYKLPEILREFSKQYPHVQFMVNTGWSTKVMDLLGTSSVHLGILRGDYDWNGERFLLDKERLCIISKSEIQLKDLPKLPLIDYHTDSSLKRLINRWWQETFAMPPLVTMETDRQDTSKEMVKHGLGYAIVPEICLRPSDELFVKGLSYKDGQPVLRDTWLMYQPDSLHLSVVKAFIEFLRSQQG